One genomic segment of Gadus chalcogrammus isolate NIFS_2021 chromosome 3, NIFS_Gcha_1.0, whole genome shotgun sequence includes these proteins:
- the pgm2 gene encoding phosphoglucomutase-2, translated as MENGLSTIVDVKLDQDIKTWLAYDKNPKTAALVKALVKEGALEQLRRCFSSRMVFGTAGLRAAMGPGVSCMNDLTIIQTTQGFCGYLEQCFPDLKERGVVIGYDARAHPASGGSSKRFASLAAAAFTSRGVPVHLFSDITPTPFVPFAVSHLGLCAGVMVTASHNPKEDNGYKVYWDNGAQIVPPHDKGIAQAIEENLEPWPQAWDTEKALSSPLLKDPYQDIHKQYFKAIQQHCHHRDINKSSEVKIVHTSVHGVGHTFVQAAFKAFDLRPPFAVEEQKDPDPEFPTVKYPNPEEGKGVLTLSFALADREGASVVLANDPDADRLAIAEKQKSGQWRVFTGNELGALLGWWMFRCWKKQNPEPAAVKSVYMLASTVSSKILRAIALKEGFHFEETLTGFKWMGNRAKELLKNGKSVLFAFEEAIGYMCSPCVLDKDGVSAAAIAGEMTSYLAAKDISLSQQLISIYEEYGYHITKNSYFICHDQEVIRSLFQRLRNHGDQKDSYPSECGGFSVTSVRDLTTGHDSSQPDNKAVLPTSSSSQMITFSFSNGGVATLRTSGTEPKIKYYTELCAAPGNSDLEQLQKELDNLVDALVEHFFEPEKNKLQPKPE; from the exons ATGGAGAATGGCCTGTCCACGATCGTGGACGTCAAGTTGGACCAAGATATCAAAACCTGGCTGGCATATGACAAG AACCCTAAGACAGCAGCCCTGGTGAAGGCCCTGGTGAAGGAGGGAGCGCTGGAGCAGCTGCGGAGATGCTTCTCCTCGAGGATGGTGTTTGGCACCGCGGGCCTGAGGGCCGCCATGGGGCCCGGGGTCTCCTGCATGAACGACCTCACCATCATCCAGaccacacag GGCTTCTGCGGCTACCTGGAGCAGTGCTTCCCTGACCTGAAGGAGCGGGGCGTAGTGATCGGTTATGACGCCCGCGCCCACCCGGCCAGCGGGGGCAGCAGTAAGCGCTTTGCCAGCCTGGCTGCAGCCGCCTTCACCAGCCGGGGGGTTCCTGTGCACCTCTTCTCTGACATCACACCGACCCCCTTCGTG CCCTTTGCAGTGTCCCACCTAGGTCTGTGTGCTGGAGTCATGGTGACCGCCTCACACAACCCTAAAGAAGATAACGGCTACAAG GTGTACTGGGACAATGGCGCCCAGATAGTGCCCCCCCATGACAAGGGCATTGCCCAGGCCATAGAGGAGAACCTGGAGCCCTGGCCCCAGGCCTGGGACACGGAGAAGGCCCTCAGCAGCCCCCTGCTGAAGGACCCTTACCAGGACATCCACAAGCAGTATTTCAAGGCCATCCAGCAGCACTGCCACCACAG AGACATCAACAAGAGTTCTGAGGTGAAAATCGTGCACACGTCTGTGCATGGTGTCGGCCACACGTTCGTCCAGGCAGCGTTTAAGGCCTTTGACCTTCGACCTCCCTTTGCCGTAGAGGAGCAGAAGGACCCTGACCCTGAGTTCCCCACCGTCAAGTACCCAAACccagaggaggggaaaggggtcctg ACTCTGTCGTTCGCCCTGGCTGATAGAGAGGGAGCCAGCGTGGTGCTGGCCAACGACCCAGACGCTGACCGCTTGGCCATCGCTGAGAAACAGAAgag CGGTCAGTGGCGGGTGTTCACCGGCAACGAGCTGGGGGCCCTGCTCGGTTGGTGGATGTTCCGCTGCTGGAAGAAGCAGAACCCAGAGCCGGCGGCGGTGAAGAGCGTCTACATGCTGGCCAGCACCGTCTCCTCCAAGATATTAAGAGCCATCGCACTCAAGGAAGGCTTCCACTTTGAG GAAACTCTGACAGGATTCAAATGGATGGGGAACAGGGCCAAAGAGCTGCTGAAAAATGGAAAATCTGTCCTGTTTGCCTTTGAGGAGGccatag ggtacATGTGCAGTCCATGCGTACTGGACAAGGATGGAGTGAGTGCTGCAGCCATTGCAGGGGAGATGACTTCCTACCTGGCAGCCAAAGATATCAGCCTCTCCCAGCAACTCATCAGCATCTACGAaga GTACGGCTACCACATCACCAAAAACTCCTACTTCATCTGCCACGACCAGGAGGTCATCCGCAGCCTCTTCCAGCGCTTGAGGAACCACGGCGACCAGAAGGACTCGTACCCCAGCGAGTGCGGCGGCTTCTCGGTCACCTCGGTGCGCGACCTGACCACCGGCCACGACAGCAGTCAGCCCGACAACAAGGCG GTGCTCcccacctccagctccagccAGATGAtaaccttctccttctccaacgGAGGCGTGGCCACCCTAAGGACCAGTGGCACGGAGCCCAAGATCAAGTACTACACGGAGCTCTGTGCTGCCCCCGGCAAcag